In Streptomyces sp. 840.1, the DNA window GGGAACTGCTCCATGAGCCGTTCGACCAGGCGGGTGCGGCTCGCTTCGGTGCTGCCGGGCTCGGTACGGCTGGGGTCTGTGCGGCTGGGCATGTGCGGGCTCCTCGGTCCGGTTGTCGGTGGTGTTCCGGATACGCCACCCTGTGCAACGAACAGCGCAGCGGAAGCGTTCTCGATCTCGCGCCCGGATGCGGAGGCAGGGTCGCGTTGTCCGTGGGATGCCGCCCGCCGCCGCGTCCTATGTGACCGGTGAGTAGGGTGTGGTGCCCGGGAGCCCGTCGGCCGTGCGGTCGGCCCGACGCCCGGTGCCTGCCGGAGCCGGCCGCGGATCGGAGTGCTCATGCCCCGCACCATGTCAGTGTCGGACAGCACGGTGGTCTCCGCCGCACCTTCGGCCGTGTACGCGCAGGTCAGCGACCCGACCGCGATGGGGCGCTGGAGTCCGGAGAACCGGGGCGCGAGGGTGCTCGGAGAGCGCCGGGACACGTACGTCGGCATGGTCTTCGAGGGCCGCAACAAGCGCGGCCGGATGAACTGGACGACTCGGTGCACGGTGACCGCTGCCGATCCGGGCGAGCGGTTCGCCTTCCGGGTCCACGCGATCGGCGTCCGGCGGCCTCGGCTCCCCGGCGCGATCGCCACCTGGG includes these proteins:
- a CDS encoding SRPBCC family protein, which codes for MPRTMSVSDSTVVSAAPSAVYAQVSDPTAMGRWSPENRGARVLGERRDTYVGMVFEGRNKRGRMNWTTRCTVTAADPGERFAFRVHAIGVRRPRLPGAIATWEYRFEAVDDGTLVTETWTDDRRRWPDFLANAFDRAATRGHTFAHFQRGNIRTTLQRLRAALEAAPDGDAPGA